One region of Trichosurus vulpecula isolate mTriVul1 chromosome 1, mTriVul1.pri, whole genome shotgun sequence genomic DNA includes:
- the HNF1A gene encoding hepatocyte nuclear factor 1-alpha isoform X2 (The sequence of the model RefSeq protein was modified relative to this genomic sequence to represent the inferred CDS: added 128 bases not found in genome assembly), whose amino-acid sequence MVKSYLQQHNIPQREVVDTTGLNQSHLSQHLNKGTPMKTQKRAALYTWYVRKQREVAQQFTHAGQGVLAEEPMGDELPTKKGRRNRFKWGPASQQILFQAYERQKNPSKEEREALVEECNRAECIQRGVSPSQAQGLGSNLVTEVRVYNWFANRRKEEAFRHKLAMDTFSGPQPGPGPSLSAHGSPGLPPPSISPSKVHAPGVRYSQQPTSEAESSGGSGHGGGSMVTTPTVLHQISPPGLEPSHSLLNADAKLVSASGGTLPPVSTLTALHNLEPMPPGINQQPQNLIMASLPGVMAIGAGEPSSLGPTFTNTGASTLVIGLASSQAQSVPVINSMGSSLTTLQPVQFSQPLHPSYQQPLMQQVQGHMAQSPFMATMAQLQSPHALYSHKPDVTQYTHTGLLPQTMLITDTANLSALASLTPTKQVFSSDSETPSESGLHTPVSQASTIHIPSQDPVSSSSLVLYQGSESTSSHSQLLSSNHGVIETFISTHMASSSQ is encoded by the exons ATGGTCAAGTCCTACCTTCAACAGCACAACATTCCCCAGAGGGAGGTGGTGGACACCACTGGCCTCAACCAGTCCCACCTGTCCCAGCACCTCAACAAAGGCACCCCCATGAAGACTCAGAAGCGGGCTGCCCTGTATACCTGGTATGTCCGCAAGCAGCGGGAGGTGGCCCAGC AATTCACCCATGCGGGACAAGGCGTACTGGCTGAGGAGCCCATGGGAGATGAACTGCCCaccaagaaggggaggagaaaccGTTTCAAATGGGGTCCAGCCTCTCAGCAGATCCTGTTCCAGGCTTATGAGAGGCAGAAGAACCCCagcaaggaggagagggaggcttTGGTGGAGGAGTGTAACAG GGCTGAGTGTATCCAGAGAGGGGTCTCCCCATCACAGGCCCAGGGCTTGGGGTCTAACCTGGTCACCGAGGTGCGTGTCTACAACTGGTTTGCCAATCGACGGAAGGAAGAGGCCTTCCGGCATAAGTTAGCCATGGACACGTTTAGCGGGCCCCAACCTGGCCCTGGCCCTTCACTGTCAGCACATGGCTCCCCTGGCCTCCCCCCACCTTCTATCTCCCCCAGCAAAGTCCATG ctccAGGTGTTCGCTACAGCCAACAGCCGACTAGCGAGGCAGAATCATCCGGGGGCAGCGGCCACGGTGGGGGCAGCATGGTAACAACTCCCACCGTTCTGCACCAGATATCCCCTCCAGGCTTGGAGCCCAGCCACAGCCTGCTCAACGCTGATGCTAAGCTG GTCTCGGCATCTGGGGGGACCCTTCCTCCTGTCAGCACCCTGACTGCCTTACACAATTTAGAGCCAATGCCCCCAGGGATCAACCAGCAGCCCCAGAACCTGATCATGGCCTCACTCCCTGGGGTCATGGCCATTGGGGCAGGCGAGCCTTCTTCCTTGGGACCCACCTTCACCAACACAGGAGCTTCTACTTTGGTCATTG GCTTAGCCTCTAGCCAGGCCCAGAGTGTACCTGTCATCAACAGCATGGGCAGCAGCTTGACCACCCTACAGCCTGTCCAGTTCTCCCAGCCATTGCATCCCTCCTATCAACAGCCACTCATGCAACAGGTGCAGGGCCACATGGCCCAGAGTCCCTTCATGGCCACCATGGCTCAGCTGCAGAGTCCTCATG CCCTCTACAGTCACAAACCTGATGTTACTCAGTACACGCACACTGGCCTCCTCCCCCAGACCATGCTCATCACCGACACTGCCAACCTCAGTGCACTTGCCAGCCTGACGCCCACCAAACAG GTCTTCAGCTCAGACTCTGAGACCCCCAGTGAGTCCGGGTTACACACGCCGGTGTCTCAGGCTTCAACCATCCACATCCCCAGCCAGGACCCAG
- the LOC118833575 gene encoding LOW QUALITY PROTEIN: 2'-5'-oligoadenylate synthase-like protein 2 (The sequence of the model RefSeq protein was modified relative to this genomic sequence to represent the inferred CDS: substituted 1 base at 1 genomic stop codon), whose protein sequence is METSDDLYATPAEKLGVFVAHALQPDKEWKDEIKDVFERIAGFFQKQCFQDYTMRGKKIKVTKVVKGGSLVFLVQRRHTCDVDMLLFLSCFSSYEDQYKLRGPIIKFMMEKLEKCQKSIAYDITNVSKPECSNKSVPPQSLNFDVQSRKWKKQIHVNVLPVFDALGKENPPSDLEPRLTVXQKVYENLIKSGRSPGEFTPSFSALQKSFVKQRPTKLKSLLRLVKYWYREYVENKYPEKHCPPTYALELLTIYAWETATQKAEDFWLAKVFVTVMKLLKECKRICIYWTDYYNFESHVVEHFVKRQLRYDRPGKKKKRPVILDPADPTNKVGYECEWYLVIQEASYCLKQACCRMKDGRYISSWRIKGARNIWVTLTCPGLWELKYYVNPCDPIQEMKKEIERVKKIPIADQRLSFEEPNTKPEVLMGHKTLAKYRIFYQIQIQVLDINSARYKIHVKFPDDTYQTYPFESKDTVLMVKQQIEDQKMLPVTGQNLRFQGQLLQMGKDLIDYGIKDGDTLEFELTRKEKRRLEKKKRKEALTSLPVGVSGSSCTTKGIRHRGCVTGPREQIGSRVGDL, encoded by the exons ATGGAGACGTCGGACGATTTGTACGCCACCCCTGCTGAGAAGCTCGGTGTCTTTGTGGCTCACGCGCTCCAGCCGGATAAAGAGTGGAAGGATGAGATCAAAGATGTCTTTGAAAGgattgctggattctttcaaaAGCAATGCTTCCAGGACTATACCATGAGAGGCAAAAAGATCAAGGTGACAAAGGTGGTGAAG ggtgggaGT CTGGTCTTCCTTGTACAGAGACGACACACTTGTGATGTGGACATGCTCCTTTTCCTGAGCTGTTTCTCCAGCTATGAAGACCAATACAAACTCCGAGGTCCCATCATTAAATTCATGATGGAGAAACTTGAGAAGTGCCAAAAAAGCATAGCTTATGACATTACCAACGTCTCAAAACCAGAGTGCTCAAATAAGTCTGTGCCCCCCCAATCCCTGAACTTCGATGTCCAGTCAAGGAAGTGGAAGAAACAGATCCATGTGAACGTGCTGCCAGTCTTCGATGCTCTAG GAAAAGAAAATCCACCCTCAGATCTGGAACCAAGACTTACCGTATAGCAAAAGGTCTATGAAAATCTAATAAAGAGTGGAAGGAGCCCGGGAGAGTTCACTCCATCCTTCAGTGCACTACAAAAAAGTTTTGTGAAACAGCGTCCTACCAAGTTAAAGAGCCTTCTTCGCCTAGTGAAATACTGGTACCGAGAG TATGTGGAAAACAAATACCCAGAAAAACATTGCCCCCCCACATATGCCCTGGAGCTGCTGACTATCTATGCCTGGGAGACAGCAACCCAAAAAGCAGAAGACTTCTGGCTAGCTAAAGTATTTGTGACTGTGATGAAGCTGCTGAAGGAGTGCAAAAGGATCTGTATCTACTGGACCGACTACTACAATTTTGAAAGTCATGTGGTTGAGCACTTCGTGAAAAGGCAGCTGAGGTATGATAGACCaggcaagaagaagaaaag GCCAGTTATCTTGGACCCAGCAGACCCCACCAACAAAGTAGGATACGAATGTGAGTGGTACCTAGTAATCCAAGAGGCTTCCTACTGCCTTAAACAGGCCTGCTGTCGAATGAAAGATGGAAGGTACATCTCAAGCTGGAGAATAAAG ggAGCAAGAAATATATGGGTGACTCTAACATGTCCTGGTTTATGGGAGTTGAAATACTATGTGAATCCCTGTGACCCCATCCAAGAGATGAAAAAGGAGATTGAAAGGGTTAAAAAGATCCCCATAGCTGATCAGCGCCTCTCCTTTGAGGAACCCAACACAAAGCCCGAGGTATTGATGGGACACAAGACCCTGGCAAAATACCGTATCTTCTACCAAATACAAATCCAAGTGCTGGATATCAATTCTGCCAGATACAAAATCCATGTGAAATTTCCTGATGACACCTACCAAACCTACCCCTTTGAAAGCAAAGATACTGTCCTGATGGTGAAACAGCAGATTGAAGATCAGAAAATGCTGCCTGTGACGGGGCAGAATCTAAGATTCCAAGGTCAACTCCTTCAGATGGGAAAAGATCTCATAGACTATGGCATTAAAGATGGCGACACCCTGGAGTTTGAGTTGACCAGAAAGGAAAAACGCaggttggagaaaaagaaaagaaaggaggcatTG ACTTCTCTTCCTGTTGGTGTCTCTGGCTCCTCGTGTACTACAAAAGGCATCAGGCACAGAGGATGTGTTACAGGACCGAGGGAGCAGATAGGCTCACGTGTGGGAGATCTCTGA